A single region of the Silene latifolia isolate original U9 population chromosome 8, ASM4854445v1, whole genome shotgun sequence genome encodes:
- the LOC141594426 gene encoding uncharacterized protein LOC141594426 — translation METTRMSRLVILFSVFLLAQCISITTASSPTQNNLTTHNNTDSLISLQKGGHHGGGGGSGGSGGGGGGGGSSGGGGGGYAWGWGGGGGGGGGSGGGWGWGGGGAGWYKWGPCGRGRRRGANRRYDKGDYKLGEYAQCTGEGRCKWKRLDCPLHCGGSCFYDCLYMCKAHCTR, via the coding sequence ATGGAAACAACAAGAATGTCAAGGTTAGTGATTCTGTTTTCTGTGTTTTTACTAGCCCAATGCATCAGCATCACAACTGCCAGCTCCCCAACCCAAAACAACTTAACTACTCATAATAACACCGACTCCTTAATTAGTCTCCAGAAAGGCGGGCACCATGGTGGTGGAGGTGGTAGTGGTGGCagtggaggtggaggtggtggcgggggcagtagtggtggtggtggaggtgggTATGCATGGGGATGGGGTGGAggaggtggtggtggcggcggcagTGGTGGAGGATGGGGATGGGGAGGTGGAGGAGCGGGTTGGTATAAGTGGGGCCCATGTGGCCGAGGGCGAAGAAGAGGAGCAAACAGGAGATATGACAAGGGAGATTATAAACTAGGAGAATATGCACAATGTACAGGGGAAGGAAGATGCAAATGGAAGAGGTTGGATTGTCCACTTCATTGTGGTGGTTCTTGCTTCTATGACTGCCTATACATGTGCAAAGCTCATTGCACACGTTAG